A window of Nocardia arthritidis genomic DNA:
CGTCCAGAATGTCCGGGTGGGTGTAGAGGAATTCCTCGATCTCGCGCGGGTAGATGTTCTCGCCGCCGCGGATCACCATATCCTTGATGCGTCCGGTGATCGCGAGGTAGCCGTCGGCGTCCATCAGGCCGATATCGCCGGTGTGCATCCAGCGGGCCGCATCGATCACCTCGGCCGTTTTCTCCGGTTGTCCCCAGTAGCAGAGCATCACCGAGTAACCGCGGGTGCACAGTTCGCCGGGCTCGCCGCGCGGCACCGTCAAACCCGTTGCGGGATCGATGATTTTGACCTCCAGGTGCGGGCCGACGCGACCGACTGTCGCGGTGCGACGATCGATGCTGTCGTCGCGCCGGGTCTGGGTGGAGACCGGCGAGGTCTCGGTCATGCCATAGCAGATGCAGACCTCGCTCATCCCCATCCGGTCCATCACCCGCTTCATCACTTCCACCGGACAGGGCGAGCCCGCCATGATTCCGGTGCGCAGCGACGAAAGATCGGCCGCCGCACCAGAATCCAGCGCAGTGAGCAGATCGATGAACATGGTCGGCACGCCGTAGAGCGAGGTGCACCGCTCCTCGGCCACCGCGGTCAAGGTGGCCGACGGATCGAAGGACGGCGCCGGAATGACAATGGCCGCACCGTGACTCGTACTCGCCAGATTGCCCATCACCATTCCGAAGCAATGATAGAAAGGCACCGGCACGCAGATCCGGTCCTGCTCGGTATATCCGCACAGCTCGCCGACGAAATACCCGTTGTTCAGGATATTGTGGTGGCTGAGCGTCGCACCCTTCGGGAAACCCGTTGTGCCGGAGGTGTATTGGATATTGATCGGATCGTCCATGGACAGCGTCGCCGCGATCTCGGCGAGCCGGTCGGCGTCGATCGCGGTGTGCGCCACCGCATCCCATTCCGGGGTGCCGAGAATCAACACCTGCGCCAGCTCCGGACAGTTCGGGCGCACCTGCTCGATCATGCCGACATAATCCGACGACTTGAAGGCGCTCGCGGCGACCAGCAGCCGAATCCCGGACTGGCGCAACACATATTCCAGCTCGCTGGTGCGATAGGCCGGGTTGATGTTCACCAGGATCGCGCCGAGTTTCGCGGTGGCGTACTGCACCAGGAACCATTCGGCGCAGTTCGGCGCCCAAATGCCGACCCGCTCGCCCTTGCTTATGCCCTGTGCGGCAAGGCCGGTGGCCAGGGCATCGATAGCCGCGGACAGCTCGCGATAGGTCCAGCGGCGTCCGGTCGGACGGTCCACCAACGCTTCTCGATCCGGATGCGCGGCCACCGTGCGATCGAAATTGCCGCCGATGGTGTCGCCGAGCAGCGGAGTCCGCGAGGCGCCGGAGGCATAGCTGGGCAGTGCGGACATCACTGGACTCCCTTCTGTCGCAGGATGAATCGCTGCACCTTGCCGCTCGGCGTCTTGGGCAGCTCGTCGACGAAATGCACCCGCCGCGGATAGGCGTGCGCCGCGAATTTCCGTTTCACCAGATCCTGTAGTTCGGCCGCCAACTCGTCGCTGCCATGACAACCCTCGCGCAGCACCACGAACGCCTCGATAACCTCGCCGCGCAGTTCGTCGGGCAGGCCGACCACCGCGGCCTCGGCGACCTGCTCGTGCAGCACCAGCACGCTCTCCACCTCGAACGGGCCGATGCGGTATCCGGCCATGATGATCACGTCGTCGTCGCGGGCGGAGAAGCGGAAGAAGCCGTCGGCGTCGACGGAACCCGCGTCACCGGTGAGGTACCAGCGGCCGTCCGGGGTGTAGCGCTCGGCGGTGCGTTCGGGTGCGTCCAGGTAGCCGAGGAACCACATCAGGGGGCTGTGCTCGGTATCGATCACCACACGTCCGAGTTCACCCGGTTCCGCCGGTTCGTCGATGTCCTCGCGCAGCACCCCTAGCGTCCAGCCGGGCAGCGCGCGGCCCATCGAACCGGCCGGGGCGTCGGTGTTCAACGCGTCGTGCCAGGAATTGCAGATGAGCATGCCGTGCTCGGTCTGGCCGTAGTGGTCGCGCACCGCGACGCCAAGATGCTCCACCGACCAGGCCACCACCTCCGGAGTCAGCGGCTCACCCGCCGACGATGCCCGGCGCAGCGTGAGATGCATTGTGGCCGTTGCGGGATCGCTGCGCAGCGCACGATAGACGGTGGGCGCCGCGGTGAAATTGGTGACACCGAAACGCTCCAGCACCTGCCGGGTGAGCGCGGGCGCGAAACCGGCGTGCAGCAGCAGACTGTGCCTGCCGGTGGCCAGCGGGCTCAGGATCGCCCAGTACAGCCCGTATGCCCATCCGGGATCGGCTGCGTTCCAATACATGTCGTCTTCGCGCACATCCAGCGCGAATTCCTGATAGGCGCAGAACGAGGCGAGCGCGCGCAGCGGAATCGGCACGCCCTTCGGTGTTCCGGTGGTGCCACTTGTGAACAGCTGCACCAGGATTCCGTCACCGCCCACTGTCACCGCATCGGCTCGTGCGTCGGCGTCGGTGAGCAGATCCGCGAACGGCACCGCGCCCGCCGGAGCGTCGCCGACGACCACCAGCCGCCACGGCGGATCGGCCGGAATATCCTCGCTCGGGGCAAGTTTCGGCGCCTGGTCCGCGTCGGCGACCACGACGGCCGCCCGACTCGCGGCCAACCGGAACGCGATGGCGGGCGGCGCGAACGCGGTGAACAGCGGGACGTGGACCGCGCCGCGGCGCCAGATGCCGAGCAGCGCGATCACCAACGCCGCCGATTTCGCCATCAGCGTCGCCACCCGGTCGCCCGGACCGACCCCGAGTTCTGCCAGACCGGTCGCGAAACGCGCAGAGGCGTCCCGCAATTCGCCGTAGGTGAGCTCGCGCGCCGACAGATCCGGTTCCACGATCGTGAAGGCGACCCGGTCGGCCGGGTGCCGATCGCACAGCAAATCGGCGGCGCACGCTTCGGGTCCGTCGTATTCGTCGATCAGCTCGCGCACGCGCGCGGCAAGCTCGGATTCGCCGGTCATCGGTGCCGTACTCATATGCCTCTCCTCGACGGGTGATCCAGCCCACCCGATTTCCAATAGGATGTGGGTCACATCACGTTCGCCACTACCCCCGAAAAGGGGTGAGTCCAAGTGACCACCGCACTGCTGCGCCCCCGCGACGGCGATGCGCTGCGCGCCGAGATCCGCTGGTTGGCGGGCCGGGCCGGGGTGCCGGTGGTGTTCGGCGGCGAGGTGCATCAGGACACGCTGCTCATCTCCGAGCTGTTCGGCACCACCACCAACGCGCTGCGCGGGCTGCCGGTGCTGCGCGCGTCCGGGCTCGGCGGGCGGGTGCTCGACACCAAGCGCCCCGCCTCGGTGGCCGACTACCAGAACGCCTCGACCATCACCCACCACTACGACGGCCCCGTCACGGGTGAGGGAATTCGCTCGGTGGTCGCCGTACCGGTGGTGGTGGCGGACCGCTCGCGCGCCGTCCTCTACGCGGCGACGCGCGGCGGCATCCCGCTCGGCGACCGCACCACCGATCTGATCATCCAGGCCGGGCGCAGGCTCGCCACCGAGATCACCATTCGCGACGAGGTGGACCGGCGGCTGCGGCTGCTCGAATCCGCCACCCCGACCGCCGCCACCGCGCCGGCCGTGGCCGAGGAGCTGCGCGATATCCACGGCGAACTGCTCGGTATCGCGGGCACGGCCGACGATCGGCTGCGCGGCCGCCTGCACACGGTCTGCGAGCGCCTCGGCCGGGTATTGGTCGGCGAGCCCGCCCCTGACGCGCCGCGCCTGTCGAGGCGGGAACTCGACGTGCTGTCGCAGGTCGCCTTGGGCTGCTCGAATCAGGAGGCCGCGCAACGCCTTTCGCTCGGACCGGAAACCGTCAAAAGTTATCTGCGCAATGCGATGATCAAACTCGGCGCGCACAATCGCCACGAGGCCGTCGTGCTGGCCCGGCGGCTCGGGCTGCTGCCCTGACCGGTCTGGTTAAGATCGGCCAATGGGATATCAGGGGTGGAGATCGTTCGTGTCGTGTGCGCTCGCCCTGAGCGCCGTCGTCTTGGTGGCCGGGTGCGGAAGTCAGAGCGGCACCGCCGAGCCGACCGGATCGGCGGACGTACCCGCTCTCGATTCGGCCCGGATCCAGAAATTCGATCTCGGCAAATACGATGCCGTCCGGATGACGGCCGCGGGCATCGTCACCATCACCGGCGACGGGCTCAACGGTTACGACCCGCGAACCGGCGAGCAGCGCTGGACCATTCGCCGCGACGGCGCCCAGGTCGACCAGCAGAGCATCTGGCTGCTCGACTCCGGACACGTCCTGCTCGTCGGCTGGAAAAACGTGCCGGAGCGGATCGCGTACGACACCGACAGCGGACGCGAGCTGTGGCCGACCATGAACCCGTCGTGGAGCGAGGCCGACGTCATCGCGGGCAACTTCGTCCGCAACGATCCGCGGACCGGGCAGCGGAGCTGGTCCATCGACCCCGCGACGGTGGGCTGCGCGGTGCCGCTGCCCGATAAGCCGACACTGTTCGAAAGCCGCGATGTGCTGCTGTTCCGGTGCCCGAGCAAGGTGGGCAACGATAACGACATGCGCGATCTGCGCATCGGGGCGCTCGCCAAGGACACCGGAAAGGTGTTGTGGCAGCGGCAACTCGAAGGGGATCAGAGCATCGCGCGCGGGCCGAGCAATGTCCTCGACGTCCGGCTCGGCGACAAGGCCGACACCGTCGACGTGCGAACGGGTGCGGTGCTCGGCACCAGGAAGCGCCCCGACAGCCCGTGGCGCTATCCCCTCCCCGATGGTTCGGCGCTCGCGATGGACAGCGTGAACCTCGTCGAGGACAAGGAGTTCCGTCTGGTCGCCGCCGACGGCTCGGTGAAATGGACGGCGCCGTTGCAGGCCGGCGAGCAAACGCTACCCGGCCCGGCCGCCCAGAACGTCATCCTCGGCACGATGCGTCAGCGACAGGGCGACCCCAAGGCGACCTGGATTCTCGCGTGGGACCTGCGCACCGCGAAACGAACCGTCATCCTGGGCCCCGACACCACCGCCCAAAACGAATCCCCTTCGCTGCGTTTCCCCGTCGCCGTGGACACACCTCTGGAGGTTTGGCCTTGGGGTGTCGCCGTAAAGGGAACCGACGGTAGTTTCGCTGTCATACCAGCCGCCTGACCCCGGCATACTTACCTGTCCGCCAAAACTTTCTCGAAGTTCGGCGCCGGCGACCAAGTGTAGTTGCGTCCCATTTTCGAGCGAACCAGTAGGCCGCGCTTCTCGAGGTCGTTGAGATCATTTCTGGCGGTCTGATCGGAAACGCCGTGACTGACCATATGAGTCTGGACCGTGTAATGATTACCCGGGTTCTTTATCGACGATTCGATCAGTGCAAGCTGTCGATGATTGAACTCGCCCCTGCTCGACAGCAAGCGGCGAGCTTCTTGTAGTTCCGCGGATTTCCTTACAAGATATTGGTTCAGCTCATCCAAAGCCTGTTTGATCACCTTCAGGTGATAAATCAGAAAGTATGTGAGGTCGCCCTCGTCCTGCTCGGTCAGAACGAATGAGCGCACATACTGTGCCGGTGCCTTCTTCAGTATTCGAGAGATGGTCAGATATTCGGTGAGCCAGTATCCCTGCTTGAGCATGCTCCAATAGAAAAGCGCTCGCGCAGTGCGGCCGTTTCCGTCTTCGAAATAATGATCGTAGCCGACCATGAAATGTACGATGAGCGCCCGGACCACGGCCGGAACGTAGGCCGTTCCGGTACTGGTCGCGTTCGCGAACGCACACAGGGCCTGCAACCTCGCAGGAAGTTGGGCCACCGGCGGTGGTATATGCAGCACGTCATCTTCTCGGCCGAACACCTTGACCCGGTCGTCGGGGTCCGGGTTGCTTTGTATTCGTCCAGCAGATTCGGGATCGTCCAGAGTGCCGGCCGTCACTATTCTGTGGAGCTCGCATACCAGCGCGGGCGTAAAGTCTTCATCCCTGTGTTCCGCGACGAACAGCATCGCATTGTAGTTGTTCAAGATCATCCGCTCACTGCGATCGCGGGGCTGACGACCGGACCTGATCATCTCTTTCGCTACGATCCTGCTGGTCGATGCCCCCTCGAGCTGACTCGACGTAATTGATTCCTCGATCAAGGAGCTGATGACATAGCGGTTCCGTGTAGCCGGATTGGTTACCGGTTCAGGCGCCGCGATCTGCCCGCTTGTCCGCCGAGTTATTTCATCCGTCAATTGCAGCACTTCATCGGGAAGAGCGTATGCGAACTCCCGACCCCCTATCATCTGGAGTGGCAGGGGCCGCAGCATATTGATTCGCATCATTTTGACCCCGAGCCACCACTCTTGCGGAGTGAGATCCCGAGGTGGCTTCTGATAGCGCAACTTGTCCCAGGGTAGGTAGGAATCGGATGGGGATGCGATACGGATGGTGGACATCAAAATTGTCGCGAGACGGCCCTTTTCGATCGTGCTCAGCAACTCGTCGCGATCCGGTGGCGGCGCCGGGTGCATCAGCCCTCCTCTGAGGTCGTCAGCCAAAGTCTAACAAATTTTGGTTTTGGGGTTGCTGGCGCGCCGAGTCAGTCGCGGGTGTCAGTTCCGCACAGCCCGCGTGGGCGGCTGATGGCCGATCGGGTGGTGAGGCCGGCTGGTTGGCTATCGCCAAATTTTGGCTTAGTTTGGCGTTCGTTTGGGGTTGGGCGCGGCTGGCGACAAAGCGTGCATCGCGTACCGCAGGGGCGGCACACGGCCGGATACATGGTTCTTCGAGCGGATGCCGCCGACTCAGATCGTGTCCGATTCGCCGAGTAGGTCAGGGCGGCGGTCGCGGGTGCGCTGCAAAGACTGTTCGCGACGCCAGGCGGCGACCTTGGCGTGGTCGCCGGAGAGCAGGATCGGGGGGACTTCGAGGCCGCGCCAGGTGACGGGGCGGGTGTAGCTGGGGCCTTCCAGCAGTCCGTCGGAGAACGAATCCTCTTGGTGGGATTGCTGATTGCCGAGGACGCCGGGCAGCAGGCGGACCACCGCTTCGGCCATGACGAGGACCGCCGCCTCGCCGCCGATCAGCACGTAGTCGCCGATGCTGACCTCCTCGACGCGGACGCGGCGGGCGGCGTCGTCGAAGACGCGCTGATCGATGCCCTCGTATCGGCCGCAGGCGAAGACGAGATGTTTCTCCGCGGACCAGCGTTGCGCGGTGGCCTGGGTGAACGGCACACCCGCCGGTGTCGGGACGACGAGCAGGGCGTCGT
This region includes:
- a CDS encoding Fic family protein, with translation MHPAPPPDRDELLSTIEKGRLATILMSTIRIASPSDSYLPWDKLRYQKPPRDLTPQEWWLGVKMMRINMLRPLPLQMIGGREFAYALPDEVLQLTDEITRRTSGQIAAPEPVTNPATRNRYVISSLIEESITSSQLEGASTSRIVAKEMIRSGRQPRDRSERMILNNYNAMLFVAEHRDEDFTPALVCELHRIVTAGTLDDPESAGRIQSNPDPDDRVKVFGREDDVLHIPPPVAQLPARLQALCAFANATSTGTAYVPAVVRALIVHFMVGYDHYFEDGNGRTARALFYWSMLKQGYWLTEYLTISRILKKAPAQYVRSFVLTEQDEGDLTYFLIYHLKVIKQALDELNQYLVRKSAELQEARRLLSSRGEFNHRQLALIESSIKNPGNHYTVQTHMVSHGVSDQTARNDLNDLEKRGLLVRSKMGRNYTWSPAPNFEKVLADR
- a CDS encoding AMP-binding protein produces the protein MSTAPMTGESELAARVRELIDEYDGPEACAADLLCDRHPADRVAFTIVEPDLSARELTYGELRDASARFATGLAELGVGPGDRVATLMAKSAALVIALLGIWRRGAVHVPLFTAFAPPAIAFRLAASRAAVVVADADQAPKLAPSEDIPADPPWRLVVVGDAPAGAVPFADLLTDADARADAVTVGGDGILVQLFTSGTTGTPKGVPIPLRALASFCAYQEFALDVREDDMYWNAADPGWAYGLYWAILSPLATGRHSLLLHAGFAPALTRQVLERFGVTNFTAAPTVYRALRSDPATATMHLTLRRASSAGEPLTPEVVAWSVEHLGVAVRDHYGQTEHGMLICNSWHDALNTDAPAGSMGRALPGWTLGVLREDIDEPAEPGELGRVVIDTEHSPLMWFLGYLDAPERTAERYTPDGRWYLTGDAGSVDADGFFRFSARDDDVIIMAGYRIGPFEVESVLVLHEQVAEAAVVGLPDELRGEVIEAFVVLREGCHGSDELAAELQDLVKRKFAAHAYPRRVHFVDELPKTPSGKVQRFILRQKGVQ
- a CDS encoding AMP-binding protein, which produces MSALPSYASGASRTPLLGDTIGGNFDRTVAAHPDREALVDRPTGRRWTYRELSAAIDALATGLAAQGISKGERVGIWAPNCAEWFLVQYATAKLGAILVNINPAYRTSELEYVLRQSGIRLLVAASAFKSSDYVGMIEQVRPNCPELAQVLILGTPEWDAVAHTAIDADRLAEIAATLSMDDPINIQYTSGTTGFPKGATLSHHNILNNGYFVGELCGYTEQDRICVPVPFYHCFGMVMGNLASTSHGAAIVIPAPSFDPSATLTAVAEERCTSLYGVPTMFIDLLTALDSGAAADLSSLRTGIMAGSPCPVEVMKRVMDRMGMSEVCICYGMTETSPVSTQTRRDDSIDRRTATVGRVGPHLEVKIIDPATGLTVPRGEPGELCTRGYSVMLCYWGQPEKTAEVIDAARWMHTGDIGLMDADGYLAITGRIKDMVIRGGENIYPREIEEFLYTHPDILDAQVIGVPDPKYGEELMAWIRMREGATPLDAAAVRAFCTGKLAHFKIPRYVHIVDEFPMTVTGKIRKARMRELAPAILAPADAARPDN
- the trmD gene encoding tRNA (guanosine(37)-N1)-methyltransferase TrmD; the protein is MRLDVVTIFPEYLEPLRTALLGKAIDKGLVSLEVHDLRDWTHDVHKSVDDAPYGGGPGMVMKPTIWGDALDAVCPDDALLVVPTPAGVPFTQATAQRWSAEKHLVFACGRYEGIDQRVFDDAARRVRVEEVSIGDYVLIGGEAAVLVMAEAVVRLLPGVLGNQQSHQEDSFSDGLLEGPSYTRPVTWRGLEVPPILLSGDHAKVAAWRREQSLQRTRDRRPDLLGESDTI
- a CDS encoding PQQ-binding-like beta-propeller repeat protein; this encodes MGYQGWRSFVSCALALSAVVLVAGCGSQSGTAEPTGSADVPALDSARIQKFDLGKYDAVRMTAAGIVTITGDGLNGYDPRTGEQRWTIRRDGAQVDQQSIWLLDSGHVLLVGWKNVPERIAYDTDSGRELWPTMNPSWSEADVIAGNFVRNDPRTGQRSWSIDPATVGCAVPLPDKPTLFESRDVLLFRCPSKVGNDNDMRDLRIGALAKDTGKVLWQRQLEGDQSIARGPSNVLDVRLGDKADTVDVRTGAVLGTRKRPDSPWRYPLPDGSALAMDSVNLVEDKEFRLVAADGSVKWTAPLQAGEQTLPGPAAQNVILGTMRQRQGDPKATWILAWDLRTAKRTVILGPDTTAQNESPSLRFPVAVDTPLEVWPWGVAVKGTDGSFAVIPAA
- a CDS encoding helix-turn-helix transcriptional regulator, coding for MTTALLRPRDGDALRAEIRWLAGRAGVPVVFGGEVHQDTLLISELFGTTTNALRGLPVLRASGLGGRVLDTKRPASVADYQNASTITHHYDGPVTGEGIRSVVAVPVVVADRSRAVLYAATRGGIPLGDRTTDLIIQAGRRLATEITIRDEVDRRLRLLESATPTAATAPAVAEELRDIHGELLGIAGTADDRLRGRLHTVCERLGRVLVGEPAPDAPRLSRRELDVLSQVALGCSNQEAAQRLSLGPETVKSYLRNAMIKLGAHNRHEAVVLARRLGLLP